The following coding sequences lie in one Lolium perenne isolate Kyuss_39 chromosome 2, Kyuss_2.0, whole genome shotgun sequence genomic window:
- the LOC127333624 gene encoding probable protein S-acyltransferase 12 isoform X1 gives MECLRRVNPFRACAGLRFLGYLMLALVAAIVAASYYAVVVYAWGPILLHGGGRGSVAAAATILAAFHLLLAMMLWCYLMVVFTDPGSVPQNWRRAAEEDGMDVNNSTAISNYVATDNVNRPLSLSEEQGHTPRYCSRCQNGKPPRCHHCSVCDRCVLKMDHHCVWVVNCVGARNYKYFLLFLVYTFSETLLDISVLLPSFITYFQDESRRSNSASDIAILFIAFVLNLVFALSLLCFLGINMPLVLSNTTSIEVYARKNSRSWKYDLGRRKNLEQVFGTKKLLWFLPMYCTEDLHNITAIQGIEFLTRSDAVL, from the exons ATGGAGTGCCTGCGGCGCGTGAACCCCTTCCGCGCGTGCGCGGGGCTTCGGTTTCTGGGGTACCTCATGCTGGCGCTCGTCGCCGCCATCGTCGCCGCCTCCTACTACGCCGTCGTCGTCTACGCCTGGGGCCCGATACTCCTGCACGGGGGCGGCCGAGGCTCCGTGGCCGCGGCGGCTACCATCCTTGCCGCCTTCCACCTGCTT CTTGCAATGATGCTATGGTGCTATTTGATGGTTGTTTTTACGGATCCTGGATCCGTACCCCAAAACTGGAGGCGTGCTGCCGAAGAGGATGGTATGGATGTGAACAACAGTACGGCCATATCAAACTATGTTGCTACAGATAATGTGAATCGTCCATTATCCCTTTCAGAGGAGCAAGGACACACGCCTAGATATTGCTCTCGTTGTCAAAATGGCAAACCTCCACGTTGCCATCATTGTTCTGTCT GTGACAGATGTGTACTCAAAATGGATCATCACTGTGTTTGGGTAGTAAATTGTGTTGGAGCAAGGAACTACAAGTATTTTCTCCTTTTCCTG GTGTATACTTTCTCCGAGACTCTGCTAGATATATCAGTACTACTTCCAAGCTTTATTACCTACTTTCAAGATGAAAGTAGGCGCTCCAACTCCGCCAGCGATATTGCCATTCTATTTATCGCTTTCG TTCTTAACTTAGTGTTTGCGCTGAGCCTCCTTTGTTTCCTAGGCATTAACATGCCTCTTGTTCTGAGTAATACAACATCTATAGAG GTGTACGCGCGAAAGAACTCACGCTCATGGAAATATGACCTAGGACGGAGAAAAAACTTGGAGCAG GTTTTTGGCACCAAAAAGTTGCTCTGGTTTCTTCCTATGTACTGCACCGAGGATCTGCACAACATTACTGCAATTCAAGGCATTGAGTTCCTGACTCGTTCTGATGCAGTGCTATAA
- the LOC127333624 gene encoding probable protein S-acyltransferase 12 isoform X2 — protein sequence MECLRRVNPFRACAGLRFLGYLMLALVAAIVAASYYAVVVYAWGPILLHGGGRGSVAAAATILAAFHLLLAMMLWCYLMVVFTDPGSVPQNWRRAAEEDEEQGHTPRYCSRCQNGKPPRCHHCSVCDRCVLKMDHHCVWVVNCVGARNYKYFLLFLVYTFSETLLDISVLLPSFITYFQDESRRSNSASDIAILFIAFVLNLVFALSLLCFLGINMPLVLSNTTSIEVYARKNSRSWKYDLGRRKNLEQVFGTKKLLWFLPMYCTEDLHNITAIQGIEFLTRSDAVL from the exons ATGGAGTGCCTGCGGCGCGTGAACCCCTTCCGCGCGTGCGCGGGGCTTCGGTTTCTGGGGTACCTCATGCTGGCGCTCGTCGCCGCCATCGTCGCCGCCTCCTACTACGCCGTCGTCGTCTACGCCTGGGGCCCGATACTCCTGCACGGGGGCGGCCGAGGCTCCGTGGCCGCGGCGGCTACCATCCTTGCCGCCTTCCACCTGCTT CTTGCAATGATGCTATGGTGCTATTTGATGGTTGTTTTTACGGATCCTGGATCCGTACCCCAAAACTGGAGGCGTGCTGCCGAAGAGGATG AGGAGCAAGGACACACGCCTAGATATTGCTCTCGTTGTCAAAATGGCAAACCTCCACGTTGCCATCATTGTTCTGTCT GTGACAGATGTGTACTCAAAATGGATCATCACTGTGTTTGGGTAGTAAATTGTGTTGGAGCAAGGAACTACAAGTATTTTCTCCTTTTCCTG GTGTATACTTTCTCCGAGACTCTGCTAGATATATCAGTACTACTTCCAAGCTTTATTACCTACTTTCAAGATGAAAGTAGGCGCTCCAACTCCGCCAGCGATATTGCCATTCTATTTATCGCTTTCG TTCTTAACTTAGTGTTTGCGCTGAGCCTCCTTTGTTTCCTAGGCATTAACATGCCTCTTGTTCTGAGTAATACAACATCTATAGAG GTGTACGCGCGAAAGAACTCACGCTCATGGAAATATGACCTAGGACGGAGAAAAAACTTGGAGCAG GTTTTTGGCACCAAAAAGTTGCTCTGGTTTCTTCCTATGTACTGCACCGAGGATCTGCACAACATTACTGCAATTCAAGGCATTGAGTTCCTGACTCGTTCTGATGCAGTGCTATAA
- the LOC127330214 gene encoding F-box protein SKIP23-like, whose product MQEEPSSLSQWSDLPPDVLREISGLLREAGDVVSFHAVCKPWRDSHEQTRKRKQSGLPWLLAPDKMIDPFFINMRCIFSRRSYYAQPPFSMQSRNWVASADGTAVWYLAESPSPSLRDPLTGAVTLLLPPFPHEKGPWKCSPNGIVYSDGAVLLYHISRYVHGDPRKFRAALLRPGDATWMVVDRTFRSADLKGMYVSYYHGKILITVDGPVLTPDDEAGIGDVLALSRPWLPGELDDYIQIIHRHSYTLESRGELLCVSIYIDRDYPYAYGGKPNVGGLVRSLRMRVHALVEDESAPGKLRWVKKDGDSLADRVLFLGRPNSFSVDASRLNGGSDAVTGGCAYFIYQELGVMPDRPSCVFRYNFMHDSARFVERLPEGWDNYLYMWLFPQPSIAPTQEIIARLEGRKWWKKKKKEPHMAPTPTSNIYKDDIPQLQCYNTNLRVYVENLPPKVGSFQLRKFLSKYGKVSNVQVVCKRKNKKSTKIGLVNIAMMEKRADALATLNGLVFNGHTLYVRLLRMWKGRGMPPAGSNQHSHGNLICIVLLLFFFIFTVWWKLI is encoded by the exons ATGCAGGAGGAGCCTTCGTCCCTGTCCCAGTGGTCAGACCTGCCACCGGACGTGCTCCGCGAGATCTCCGGTCTCCTGCGCGAAGCTGGCGATGTCGTCAGCTTCCACGCCGTCTGCAAACCATGGCGCGATTCACACGAGCAGACGAGGAAGCGGAAGCAGTCGGGCCTGCCATGGCTCCTCGCGCCAGACAAGATGATTGATCCGTTCTTCATCAATATGAGATGCATCTTCTCCAGGAGGAGCTACTATGCGCAGCCGCCGTTCTCCATGCAATCGAGGAACTGGGTTGCCAGCGCCGACGGCACCGCCGTCTGGTACTTGGCCGAGAGCCCCAGCCCCAGCCTCCGCGACCCTCTGACCGGAGCCGTCACCCTCCTCCTGCCTCCCTTCCCGCACGAGAAAGGCCCGTGGAAGTGTTCTCCCAACGGCATCGTCTACAGCGACGGCGCCGTCCTCCTGTACCACATCTCCCGGTATGTCCATGGCGACCCGAGAAAGTTCAGGGCGGCGCTCCTGCGCCCCGGCGACGCCACATGGATGGTTGTGGACAGGACTTTCAGGTCCGCCGACTTAAAGGGCATGTACGTCTCCTATTACCATGGAAAGATCCTGATTACCGTCGACGGTCCGGTGCTGACGCCAGACGACGAGGCAGGCATCGGCGACGTGCTGGCATTGTCGAGGCCGTGGTTGCCAGGAGAGCTCGACGACTACATCCAAATCATCCACAGGCACAGCTACACGCTGGAGTCCCGTGGCGAGCTTCTGTGCGTGTCCATTTACATCGACCGGGATTACCCGTACGCCTACGGCGGGAAACCCAACGTTGGTGGTCTGGTTCGCTCGCTACGGATGCGTGTGCACGCCCTAGTAGAGGACGAGTCGGCGCCTGGAAAATTGCGTTGGGTGAAGAAAGACGGCGATAGCCTGGCTGACCGCGTGTTATTCCTTGGGCGGCCAAACAGCTTCTCTGTGGACGCCTCGCGGCTCAACGGCGGCAGCGATGCCGTGACTGGTGGATGTGCCTACTTTATCTACCAGGAACTCGGTGTCATGCCGGATCGGCCAAGCTGTGTGTTCAGATACAACTTCATGCATGATAGCGCCAGGTTTGTTGAACGGCTGCCTGAAGGATGGGACAATTATTTGTACATGTGGCTCTTCCCCCAGCCCTCCATTGCTCCAACCCAG GAAATCATTGCTCGGCTTGAGGGTCGAAAAtggtggaagaagaagaagaaggagccgCATATGGCTCCAACTCCAACGAGTAATATTTACAAGGACGATATACCTCAGCTACAATGTTACAATACTAATCTCAGGGTGTATGTGGAAAACCTACCTCCTAAGGTGGGTAGCTTTCAGCTAAGAAAGTTCTTGAGCAAGTATGGAAAAGTGTCCAACGTTCAGGTGGTGTGTAAGAGAAAGAACAAGAAGTCAACGAAAATTGGGCTCGTGAACATTGCGATGATGGAGAAACGGGCAGATGCGCTCGCTACTCTCAACGGACTG GTTTTTAATGGACACACCCTCTATGTGAGGTTGCTGCGGATGTGGAAGGGACGAGGCATGCCCCCTGCCGGATCAAATCAGCATAGTCATGGCAATCTTATATGTATTGTTTTGttgttatttttctttatttttacgGTGTGGTGGAAGCTTATCTAA